The Hymenobacter sp. DG01 genome has a segment encoding these proteins:
- a CDS encoding MBL fold metallo-hydrolase, translating into MAQPSFSVVPLGVKGGVQESNLSAYLVAPAGSSSYLCLDAGTVYSGVEKAVSNKVFSAPASEVVRTQIKAYLISHAHLDHVAGLLLGAPDDTPKSIYGLQSCLATIQTDYFNWRAWPNFGDGGAPPALKKYQLRELQPQQETPIENTTLQVQAYPLSHGKLYQSAAFLVRSGSSYLLYLGDTGADTVEQSQKLRAVWQAMQPLVKARQLKAIFIEASYPNAQPTTPLFGHLTPALLMQEMAVLGQLAGPEFLRGLPVVITHAKPGNEAAIRQQLTEANKLQLKLVFPEQGRRLEF; encoded by the coding sequence TTGGCTCAACCCAGCTTCAGTGTGGTACCGCTGGGTGTGAAGGGCGGCGTGCAGGAAAGCAACCTGTCGGCCTACCTGGTGGCCCCGGCCGGCTCCAGTTCCTACCTCTGCCTGGATGCCGGAACCGTGTACAGCGGAGTCGAAAAGGCTGTTAGCAATAAGGTGTTTTCCGCACCAGCCAGTGAGGTAGTCCGCACCCAAATCAAAGCCTACCTCATTTCCCACGCCCACCTCGACCATGTAGCCGGCCTGTTGCTCGGAGCCCCCGACGACACGCCGAAAAGTATCTATGGCCTTCAAAGCTGCCTCGCCACCATCCAAACCGACTATTTCAACTGGCGGGCCTGGCCCAATTTCGGCGACGGTGGCGCCCCGCCGGCCCTCAAGAAATACCAGCTGCGTGAGTTGCAACCCCAGCAGGAAACGCCCATCGAAAACACGACGCTGCAGGTGCAGGCCTACCCTCTTAGCCACGGCAAACTCTACCAAAGCGCGGCGTTTCTGGTGCGCAGCGGCAGCAGCTACCTACTCTACCTCGGCGACACCGGCGCCGATACCGTGGAGCAAAGCCAGAAGTTGCGTGCCGTGTGGCAGGCCATGCAGCCCCTGGTTAAGGCCCGGCAGCTCAAGGCCATTTTCATTGAAGCTTCCTACCCCAACGCCCAGCCCACAACCCCGCTTTTCGGTCACCTTACGCCGGCGCTACTGATGCAGGAAATGGCGGTGCTGGGTCAGTTGGCTGGGCCAGAGTTCTTGCGCGGATTGCCGGTGGTTATCACGCACGCTAAGCCGGGGAATGAAGCCGCCATTCGCCAACAGCTCACCGAGGCCAACAAGCTCCAGCTGAAGCTGGTGTTTCCGGAGCAAGGGCGGCGACTGGAGTTCTGA
- a CDS encoding DUF4288 domain-containing protein yields the protein MLSNKISNLKEWKLGGLPEDALIEVSIHFNYPPTEELQPLLPAQRVKRINEIMRQNIQVVVGQIQPVAHSPSPDNRRPRGMRCSLPAAKLPVLCSIEQVKSVTIGNAAGSKRIVRRKKEVHQFFCVRMTVAIQIEGKQDGLQGCEERFVLIKASSREDAYGRVEAASSTYSEPYLNSDGYLVRWKVESLDDCYETGITKLSEFTALGGVEVFSGIKNRRMTLERTWDGKAE from the coding sequence ATGCTGTCGAATAAAATTTCAAATTTGAAGGAGTGGAAGCTAGGTGGCCTGCCGGAGGATGCCTTGATAGAGGTTTCTATTCATTTTAATTACCCGCCCACGGAGGAGCTACAACCCCTTTTGCCTGCCCAACGGGTGAAAAGGATAAATGAAATAATGCGGCAGAATATTCAGGTGGTAGTCGGCCAGATTCAGCCTGTAGCGCATTCTCCTTCGCCTGATAACCGTCGGCCTAGAGGCATGCGGTGCAGCTTGCCGGCTGCTAAGCTTCCGGTTTTGTGTAGCATTGAACAGGTTAAGTCGGTAACCATTGGCAATGCAGCCGGAAGCAAGAGAATAGTGCGCCGTAAGAAAGAAGTACACCAGTTCTTCTGCGTGAGAATGACGGTTGCTATTCAGATAGAAGGCAAACAGGACGGCTTGCAGGGCTGCGAGGAACGGTTTGTTCTTATTAAGGCCTCCTCGAGAGAGGATGCTTACGGCCGAGTGGAGGCAGCTAGTTCAACCTACTCTGAGCCTTATTTAAACTCAGATGGCTATTTGGTAAGGTGGAAAGTGGAGAGCTTGGATGACTGCTACGAAACGGGGATAACTAAGCTTTCAGAATTTACTGCTCTAGGTGGGGTAGAGGTCTTTTCCGGCATTAAGAATCGCCGTATGACACTGGAAAGAACCTGGGACGGAAAAGCGGAATAA
- a CDS encoding glycoside hydrolase family 97 protein, producing the protein MKRLSFLLLAGLLGSAVQAQTVHSPGNKLTLSFQLSPAGEPTYQLRLGGRAVLKPSRLGMLLQGLPALDKGLAVAQVDSSQHDDTWTPVWGEVKQIRNRYKELAVTLRQPSADGRRLVVRFRLYDDGLGFRYEFPQQPNLQYFTVQEEKTEFNLPANHKAFWIPGDYDSNEYTYSTTRLSEVNSASIEPIQQKSAPQRIQTPLMLKSDEGLYVNIHEAALVNYPAMMLDVNPQTFGLRSHLVPSATGAAAYLQAPEHTPWRTIIVSDKAPEVLASKLILNLNEPTKFPTTDWIKPQKFVGVWWEMHVNKASWNYADTSNIKLSGTDWSKLKPNGHHGANTANVKRYIDFAAKHGLQSVLVEGWNVGWEDWANNWKEEVFDFVTPYPDFNVQELQAYAASKGVKLIMHHETSSSVTNYERRQDAAYRFMKQYGYDAVKTGYVGRIIPRGEHHDGQWMVNHYNRTAQKTGENQIMVDMHESVRPTGLHRTYPNWLASEAARGNEFNAWSTGNPPEHETILPFTRLMGGPMDYTPGIFQIKLEGWNPQRNQGKQVHTTLAKQLALYVTLYSPVQMAADLPEAYEQHPDAFQFIKDVAVDWDDTRILAAEPGDYLTTARKAKGTEEWYVGAITDENARTQTIKLDFLTPGTTYEATIYADGKGASWDKNPMAYQIRKQKVDRKTTLKLALAAGGGAAISIKPVRK; encoded by the coding sequence ATGAAACGTCTTTCCTTCCTGCTGTTGGCGGGCCTCCTGGGCTCTGCTGTCCAAGCCCAAACGGTTCACTCACCTGGTAATAAGCTCACCCTGAGTTTCCAGCTCAGTCCGGCAGGCGAGCCAACGTATCAGCTGCGGCTAGGGGGTAGGGCGGTACTCAAGCCGAGCCGCTTGGGCATGTTGCTGCAAGGGCTGCCGGCTCTGGATAAGGGCCTGGCCGTTGCGCAGGTTGATTCCAGCCAGCACGACGATACCTGGACGCCCGTATGGGGCGAGGTAAAGCAGATCCGCAACCGCTACAAGGAACTGGCCGTGACCCTGCGGCAGCCCTCTGCGGACGGCCGCCGGTTGGTAGTGCGCTTCCGCCTCTACGACGACGGGCTGGGCTTCCGCTACGAGTTTCCGCAGCAGCCGAATCTGCAGTATTTCACGGTGCAGGAAGAGAAAACCGAGTTCAACCTGCCCGCCAACCACAAAGCCTTCTGGATTCCGGGCGACTACGACTCCAACGAATACACTTACAGCACTACCCGCCTGAGCGAGGTTAATAGTGCCTCTATTGAGCCCATTCAGCAGAAATCGGCGCCCCAGCGCATCCAAACGCCGCTCATGCTTAAGTCCGACGAGGGGCTGTACGTGAACATCCACGAGGCGGCGCTGGTCAATTACCCCGCCATGATGCTGGACGTGAATCCCCAGACCTTCGGGCTGCGCAGCCACCTGGTGCCTTCCGCTACCGGTGCGGCCGCCTACCTGCAAGCCCCTGAGCATACGCCCTGGCGCACCATCATCGTCAGCGACAAAGCCCCCGAGGTGCTAGCCAGCAAGCTCATCCTCAACCTCAACGAGCCCACCAAATTCCCGACCACTGACTGGATCAAGCCCCAGAAATTTGTGGGCGTGTGGTGGGAGATGCACGTCAACAAAGCCAGCTGGAACTACGCCGATACCAGCAACATCAAGCTCTCCGGCACCGACTGGAGCAAGCTGAAGCCTAACGGCCACCACGGCGCTAACACCGCCAACGTGAAGCGCTACATCGACTTCGCGGCCAAGCACGGCCTGCAGAGCGTGCTGGTGGAGGGGTGGAACGTGGGCTGGGAAGACTGGGCGAATAACTGGAAGGAAGAAGTGTTCGACTTTGTAACGCCCTACCCCGATTTCAATGTGCAGGAGCTGCAGGCCTACGCCGCCAGCAAGGGCGTGAAGCTGATAATGCACCACGAAACCAGCTCCTCCGTCACCAACTATGAGCGCCGCCAGGATGCCGCCTACCGCTTCATGAAGCAGTATGGCTACGACGCCGTGAAAACCGGCTACGTGGGCCGCATCATCCCGCGCGGGGAGCACCACGACGGCCAGTGGATGGTAAACCACTACAACCGCACAGCCCAGAAAACCGGCGAAAACCAGATCATGGTGGACATGCACGAATCAGTGCGGCCAACGGGGCTGCACCGCACGTACCCCAACTGGCTGGCCTCAGAAGCGGCCCGGGGCAACGAGTTCAACGCCTGGAGCACCGGTAACCCGCCCGAGCACGAAACCATTCTGCCCTTCACCCGGCTCATGGGTGGCCCCATGGACTACACGCCCGGCATCTTCCAGATTAAGCTGGAAGGCTGGAACCCGCAGCGCAACCAGGGCAAGCAGGTACACACTACGCTCGCTAAGCAGCTGGCCTTGTATGTGACCCTGTACAGCCCCGTGCAAATGGCCGCCGACCTGCCCGAAGCCTACGAGCAGCACCCCGATGCCTTCCAGTTCATTAAGGATGTAGCGGTAGATTGGGACGACACCCGCATTCTGGCTGCTGAGCCGGGCGACTACCTCACCACGGCCCGCAAAGCCAAAGGTACTGAGGAGTGGTACGTAGGCGCCATCACCGACGAAAATGCCCGTACTCAAACCATTAAGCTCGATTTCCTCACGCCCGGCACTACCTACGAAGCCACTATCTACGCCGATGGCAAAGGAGCCAGCTGGGACAAGAACCCCATGGCCTACCAGATTCGCAAGCAGAAAGTGGACCGCAAAACCACGCTCAAGCTAGCACTCGCCGCCGGGGGCGGGGCCGCTATCAGCATCAAGCCTGTCAGGAAGTAG
- a CDS encoding GNAT family N-acetyltransferase, whose protein sequence is MLFREAQLTDIPQLSRVRLSVQENRLSDPGRITTQDYTEYLAQRGKGWLCEVAGEVVGFGIADLVGRSIWALFVQPEFAGQGIGKQLHDRMLDWYFAQTAEPVWLSTAPGTRAEEFYRRQGWQDTGRTKKGGIRFEMRVEVWKR, encoded by the coding sequence ATGCTGTTTCGCGAAGCGCAGTTAACGGATATTCCGCAACTCTCGCGGGTGCGCCTGTCGGTGCAGGAGAACCGCTTATCCGACCCCGGCCGCATCACAACTCAGGACTACACCGAGTACCTCGCGCAACGCGGTAAAGGCTGGTTGTGCGAGGTAGCGGGCGAGGTTGTTGGCTTTGGCATTGCCGATCTGGTGGGCCGCAGCATCTGGGCCCTGTTCGTGCAGCCGGAGTTTGCCGGGCAGGGTATCGGCAAGCAGCTGCACGACCGGATGTTGGATTGGTACTTCGCCCAAACCGCTGAACCCGTCTGGCTCAGCACTGCTCCTGGCACCCGCGCCGAAGAGTTCTACCGCCGCCAAGGTTGGCAGGACACCGGCCGGACCAAGAAGGGGGGAATTCGGTTTGAAATGAGGGTGGAGGTGTGGAAGAGGTAA
- a CDS encoding alpha/beta hydrolase, with protein MLLPNLCKSALACCALLLLLLCPPAAHGQSQPPKREPFVLGHIDRIKSGQLNEERVLNIYLPEGYANDPKATYPVIYLLDGSADEDFIHIVGLAQFLTFPWIDVLPKSIIVGIATVDRRRDFTFPTRNEKDRKDFPTAGKSAAFMRFLEKDLQPYVEKTYRTNGQKTLVGQSLGGLFAMEVLLKKPTLFNNYIIASPSLWWDNESLVAQAPGLLKPAAAAAPVNVFVALGNEGPEMKKATEAMVATLRAAPAKGSRIEYVPFPEETHATILHRAVYKAFETLYKKPK; from the coding sequence ATGCTTCTCCCCAACCTTTGCAAATCAGCCCTGGCCTGCTGCGCGCTACTTCTGCTGTTACTGTGTCCGCCGGCAGCTCACGGACAAAGCCAGCCGCCAAAGCGCGAACCATTCGTGCTGGGTCACATCGACAGAATCAAATCGGGGCAGCTAAACGAGGAGCGGGTACTGAACATCTACCTGCCAGAGGGCTACGCAAACGACCCCAAGGCTACCTACCCCGTAATTTATCTGCTGGATGGGTCCGCCGATGAAGATTTTATTCATATCGTCGGGCTGGCGCAGTTTCTGACGTTTCCCTGGATAGACGTGCTGCCTAAGTCCATCATTGTAGGTATTGCTACCGTTGACCGGCGGCGGGACTTTACCTTCCCAACCCGCAATGAGAAGGACCGGAAAGATTTCCCCACGGCTGGTAAGTCGGCGGCTTTTATGCGCTTTCTGGAAAAGGACCTGCAGCCTTACGTGGAGAAAACCTACCGTACCAATGGGCAAAAAACATTGGTAGGTCAGTCGTTAGGTGGGTTGTTTGCCATGGAAGTGCTGCTGAAAAAGCCCACGCTGTTTAATAACTACATCATTGCCAGCCCCAGCCTGTGGTGGGATAATGAATCGTTGGTAGCCCAGGCCCCCGGCTTGCTCAAGCCGGCTGCAGCGGCGGCACCCGTCAACGTGTTTGTGGCGCTTGGCAACGAAGGCCCCGAGATGAAGAAAGCCACCGAAGCTATGGTGGCGACTCTGCGGGCCGCGCCGGCTAAAGGCAGTCGTATTGAATACGTACCGTTTCCGGAAGAAACGCACGCTACTATTCTGCACCGGGCGGTGTACAAAGCCTTCGAAACGCTTTATAAGAAGCCTAAATAG